The Paenibacillus pabuli DNA segment ATATTCATCGCGCTCTGGTGCCACGTTGTCTATCAGCAACAGTCTTCCGCCTGGCTTGGTTACCCGGAACGCCTCAGATAGAAAAGACGGAACATCGGGAAAATGGTGTGCGGCGATCCGGCAGGTGACGATATCAAAGACATCATCATCGAAGGGTAAATGCTCCGCATCTCCCGGCACATAATTCACGTTCTGATGACCACTCTCTCGAATAAAGCGTTCAGCCACCTGAAGCATCTCCTCTGTTAAATCCAAAGCCGTTACCTGCTTAACCAGAGGGGCCAGTGCACACGCCACATGTCCTCCTCCCGTTGCTATATCAAGTACATGCATATCAGGACTTGCCCCAGATGAAGCCACCAGTACATCCAGGTCCTTGCCTTTTGCATGTAGGGGACTGGTTACATACTTCTCGGCATTTTTGCCGAATTGTTGTTGCACTTGTCCCTTCTTTGTATCATGAGTCATCCTACTTCCTCCTTGCCTAATGTTCCGATAGATGAAACATCGTTTCAAAAGTTAAATTATTGTAACTATTTTAACACAGATTGAGGCTAAGCGAAAATAAAAAAGCATCTCCTGAATGAAGCCACTCAGGAAATGCCTTGTTACCGTTACATCAAAACCAATGATTATTTTACAACCGTCGGTGACTTCTTCCACAATCCCAAGATCAGTCCCGAGATTACCGCACCAATGGCAACAGCGAGCAGGAACAGCATAGCGTGGTTAGCCAGTGCCGCTACGAAGATTCCGCCATGCGGTGCTGGTACGTTAATGCTCCAGAGTTGTGTCAGTCCGCCTGCAACAGCCGAACCAATGATACAGGATGTCAGTACACGCAGCGGATCTGCCGCAGCGAATGGAATGGCGCCTTCAGTAATGAAGGATAATCCGAGTACATAGTTAGTCAAGCCGGATTTGCGTTCTTGTTCCGTAAATTTGGACTTGAAGAACGTGGAAGCCAGGGCAATGGCCAGAGGTGGAACCATACCGCCTGCCATAACGGCAGCCATCCAGGCACCGTCCGTGTTGCCGCTTGATGTGAATACACCAATCGCAAATGTATAGGCTGCTTTGTTGAACGGTCCACCCATATCAATGGACATCATGCCACCAAGCAGCAAACCAAGCAATACGGCATTTCCTGTTCCCAGATTGCCAAGTGCATCTACAAGCCAAGTGTTAAGCGAGCCAAAGATCGGATCGAAAACATAGTAACTGATTGCACCAACAATGAGTAATCCAAACACAGGATACAGCAGAATGGGTTTCAAACCGTCAATGGCTTTCGGCAAGCCTTTGAACAGCTTACGCAAACCGATAACCACATAACCAGCGAGGAAACCGGCAGCAAGTCCGCCAAGGAAACCAGCATTGGAGTTCACGGCCATCAATCCACCAACCATACCCGGCATCAAGGCTGGGCGGTCACCGATACTCATTGCAATAAATCCGGCCAGTACCGGAATCAGGAAGTGGAACGCACCCGTTCCGCCGCCAATCGTCTGCAGCAGCTGGAAGAGGGGATTATCCTCGCCTGCAAGCTGTTCGATCAGGAACGAGATCGCAAGGAGGATTCCGCCACCCACGACAAACGGAAGCATGTGTGAAATCCCGTTCATCAGATCCTTATAGATCTTGCTGCCCACGCTCATTTTGCTCGCACTCGCTCCATCTTCCTTCCCATTGCTTCCGCCTTGGCTGCGATAAATCGGAGCGTCTCCATTCACCGCTTTGCGAATTAGCTCTTCGGACTTGCGAATTCCGTCGCTTACCGGTCTTTGCAATACAGGCTTGCCGTCAAATCTTGCCATCTCCACATTTTTGTCAGCTGCAACGATAAC contains these protein-coding regions:
- a CDS encoding class I SAM-dependent methyltransferase; this encodes MTHDTKKGQVQQQFGKNAEKYVTSPLHAKGKDLDVLVASSGASPDMHVLDIATGGGHVACALAPLVKQVTALDLTEEMLQVAERFIRESGHQNVNYVPGDAEHLPFDDDVFDIVTCRIAAHHFPDVPSFLSEAFRVTKPGGRLLLIDNVAPERDEYDQFYNEVEKRRDPSHVRAWRKSEWIRMMEVAEYRVETMVSFEKTFLFEDWCKRAGLPEADGRELETSMLCAPSVIKKFFRFEEVLPDKLVSFGGESVLIQASKER
- a CDS encoding PTS fructose transporter subunit IIABC, producing MRITDLMIQETMIMDLQATTKDEAIDELIASLNKSGRINDPVLFKEMIYKREAESSTGIGGGIAMPHAKTSAVNEPTVVFAKSRKGLDFAALDDEPAHIFFMIAAPEGAGNTHLRTLAALSRLLIDSDFIAQLMSTDTPAEVSALFDAKQEEAAEKEAAKEKAKAEKAAKTASDPSSAQPQTPGVIVGNEHSEDFVVAVTACPTGIAHTFMAEDALKKKAQEMGINIRVETNGSEGAQNVLTADEIARAKGVIVAADKNVEMARFDGKPVLQRPVSDGIRKSEELIRKAVNGDAPIYRSQGGSNGKEDGASASKMSVGSKIYKDLMNGISHMLPFVVGGGILLAISFLIEQLAGEDNPLFQLLQTIGGGTGAFHFLIPVLAGFIAMSIGDRPALMPGMVGGLMAVNSNAGFLGGLAAGFLAGYVVIGLRKLFKGLPKAIDGLKPILLYPVFGLLIVGAISYYVFDPIFGSLNTWLVDALGNLGTGNAVLLGLLLGGMMSIDMGGPFNKAAYTFAIGVFTSSGNTDGAWMAAVMAGGMVPPLAIALASTFFKSKFTEQERKSGLTNYVLGLSFITEGAIPFAAADPLRVLTSCIIGSAVAGGLTQLWSINVPAPHGGIFVAALANHAMLFLLAVAIGAVISGLILGLWKKSPTVVK